The following proteins are co-located in the Solea senegalensis isolate Sse05_10M linkage group LG12, IFAPA_SoseM_1, whole genome shotgun sequence genome:
- the trmt12 gene encoding tRNA wybutosine-synthesizing protein 2 homolog codes for MDGVPCLRVSQCHTQQFRECLQSRGALDLSLRLLKDPDGTVLLPIQPSCLSQLDLHSFRDTLPPDSACEIVWSRSPLQSKKERGKTSGCKLEKELQELLESCGERWTEELRRNLPRSFQKHGDLVLLGDGCFSLPLWKKMDVQQLWSAVAKGLGAKRLAKMSRISKDGFRSPVVTMLLGEHSWVKHSDNGVTYEFDVTKCMFSAGNITEKLRVAGFNCTGETVVDLYAGIGYFTLPYLVHAGASHVHACEWNPAAVEALQKNLQANKVSDRCTVHQGDNRQLQLCDIADRVNLGLIPSSEDGWPVACRLLKKTTGGVLHIHQNVTSPLPNTAAIDDGDDAVTRRISGKKADREVWQTWADDTAKRITSLLKDTSGASWTTNIRHIEHVKSYAPHVHHVVLDLECRPL; via the exons ATGGACGGAGTTCCATGTCTCcgtgtgtcacagtgtcacacacagcaGTTCAG ggaATGTCTGCAGTCCAGAGGAGCTCTGGACCTGAGTTTGCGCCTTCTGAAAGACCCAGATGGGACAGTTCTCTTGCCCATTCAACCATCCTGTCTGTCACAGCTTGATCTGCACTCTTTCAGAGACACATTGCCTCCTGACAGTGCTTGTGAAATAGTTTGGAGTCGG TCTCCTCTGCAGtcaaagaaagagaggggaaagaCGAGTGGTTGTAAACTTGAAAAAGAACTCCAGGAGCTGTTGGAGTCTTGTGGTGAAAGATGGACGGAGGAATTGAGGAGGAACCTTCCTCGCAGCTTCCAGAAGCATGGAGACCTTGTTCTGCTGGGAGACGGCTGTTTCTCCCTGCCACTATGGAAGAAAATGG ATGTTCAACAACTGTGGAGTGCAGTGGCCAAAGGTCTGGGTGCGAAGCGTTTGGCAAAGATGAGTCGAATATCCAAGGATGGATTTAGATCTCCTGTGGTGACGATGCTGCTAGGAGAGCACAGCTGGGTCAAACATTCAGATAATGGTGTCAC GTATGAATTTGATGTGACCAAATGTATGTTTTCAGCTGGAAACATAACAGAGAAGCTCCGGGTGGCTGGATTTAACTGCACAGGGGAGACTGTGGTGGATTTATATGCAG GTATTGGATACTTCACTCTGCCCTATCTGGTGCATGCGGGGGCCAGCCATGTTCACGCCTGCGAGTGGAACCCTGCTGCTGTCGAGGCCTTACAGAAAAACCTCCAGGCAAACAAGGTGTCTGACCGCTGCACTGTTCATCAAGGAGACAACCGACAA CTCCAGCTGTGTGACATCGCAGACCGGGTGAATCTGGGTCTCATACCAAGCTCTGAGGATGGCTGGCCTGTCGCTTGTCGCCTGCTGAAGAAAACAACTGGTGGCGTTTTGCATATTCACCAGAATGTCACGTCACCGCTACCGAACACTGCAGCaattgatgatggtgatgatgccGTGACTCGGAGGATTTCTGGGAAGAAAGCAGACAGAGAGGTGTGGCAGACCTGGGCCGATGACACAGCAAAACGCATCACTTCTCTTTTAAAGGACACAAGTGGTGCATCGTGGACGACAAACATCCGGCACATAGAGCACGTTAAATCATACGCACCTCACGTTCACCACGTTGTTCTGGATTTGGAGTGCAGGCCGCTCTGA